From the genome of Pseudomonadota bacterium, one region includes:
- a CDS encoding YceI family protein translates to MIMMTKFARTARLLLTTAGGLALVLDGGVAGARGLANVAKAAAASTAKAGATATTKLNEAPAKASEATTKAAAATPVKAAAATTATITEAPAKTAAATATIKEAAAKAVAGEQYKIDPEHSSVVFQAEHLGAGITSGGFFRGVTGSFTVGKKPADSAVTVEIDTDSIYTGVQKRDLHLKSPDFLNTKQFPKISFVSTKVINAGKGVSVTGNLTLHGTTKPVTVRLLKVGAAKDPWGNFRTGYAGELTIKRSEYGVAGMPGGVGEKLKLAIAIEGIRQ, encoded by the coding sequence ATGATCATGATGACCAAGTTCGCGAGGACGGCGAGGCTGCTACTGACCACGGCTGGAGGGCTGGCGTTGGTGCTCGACGGCGGCGTCGCCGGGGCGCGCGGGCTGGCGAATGTCGCCAAGGCGGCGGCCGCCTCGACGGCCAAGGCGGGGGCTACGGCCACCACCAAGCTCAATGAGGCCCCCGCCAAGGCGAGCGAGGCGACGACCAAGGCGGCAGCCGCCACGCCCGTGAAGGCCGCAGCCGCCACGACCGCGACGATCACCGAAGCTCCGGCCAAGACGGCCGCGGCTACCGCGACGATCAAGGAGGCGGCGGCCAAGGCCGTGGCAGGCGAGCAGTATAAGATCGACCCCGAGCATTCGTCGGTGGTGTTTCAGGCCGAGCATCTCGGTGCCGGCATCACCAGCGGCGGCTTCTTCCGCGGCGTGACGGGCAGCTTCACCGTGGGCAAGAAGCCGGCGGATAGCGCGGTCACGGTCGAGATCGACACCGACTCGATCTACACCGGCGTGCAGAAGCGCGACCTCCACCTCAAGAGCCCCGACTTCCTCAACACCAAGCAGTTCCCCAAGATCAGCTTCGTCAGCACGAAGGTGATCAATGCCGGCAAGGGCGTCAGCGTGACCGGGAATCTGACGCTGCACGGGACCACCAAGCCCGTGACGGTGCGGCTGCTCAAGGTCGGCGCGGCGAAGGATCCCTGGGGTAACTTCCGCACGGGTTACGCTGGTGAGCTGACGATCAAGCGCAGCGAGTACGGCGTCGCCGGCATGCCCGGCGGGGTCGGCGAGAAGCTCAAGCTGGCGATCGCCATCGAGGGTATCCGCCAGTAG
- a CDS encoding alkaline phosphatase family protein codes for MRLRAPSIVLGIVLALGLGATACAPLRAKAGPAPTATRPAPRLVVLVVIDQLPSWAFEAHAPLARLGLRQLLDQGVVFPRVRFPYAATLTAPGHAALVTGAAPAQSGIVGNRQLDRQRDVLVPVTLDPRAPVLGDAAAGGVSPHALRVATVGDALSAQGGRVVSLSVKDRAAVMMGGKRPTLALWYDANTGTMTSSRYYVSALPRWAATLPPASHWLPYRWEALDRDLLRRWGGEDDAPDEPADHPLGRVFPHLLAAGPAANALVERTPVADELLLEAALRAVDALARGPRRRTADLLAISFSTHDKVGHAWGQESWEALDIFLRLDVLLGRLLARLDRRYGAGRYSVLLTSDHGATRGRGGRGPQRIMPAAIIEAAGKAAEARLGAGPWIAAAEVPFIYLGKAARALPAAERAALVDGIAEGLAALPGVAFALPSASVRGDCEARAPAAATQCRAVHPEVAGEVLFGTEDHAFVSDDRQQTTSHGSLNDDDALVPVVIMGPSLAPGRRPAEVSALRVASTLAELLGIQQAIGGQRSLFR; via the coding sequence ATGCGACTCAGAGCGCCAAGCATCGTCCTCGGGATCGTCCTCGCGCTTGGCCTCGGCGCTACGGCCTGCGCACCGCTGCGGGCGAAGGCAGGACCGGCGCCGACGGCGACGCGGCCAGCGCCGCGCCTCGTCGTCCTGGTGGTGATCGATCAGCTGCCGAGCTGGGCCTTCGAGGCGCACGCGCCGCTCGCGCGCCTGGGCCTGCGCCAACTGCTCGACCAGGGCGTCGTCTTCCCGCGCGTGCGCTTCCCCTACGCCGCCACGCTGACGGCGCCGGGACATGCTGCGCTGGTCACCGGGGCAGCGCCGGCCCAGAGTGGCATCGTCGGCAACCGCCAGCTGGATCGGCAGCGCGACGTCCTCGTGCCAGTCACCCTGGATCCCCGCGCTCCCGTCCTCGGCGACGCGGCGGCGGGTGGGGTCTCTCCGCACGCGCTGCGCGTTGCGACGGTCGGCGACGCGCTGAGCGCGCAGGGCGGCAGGGTCGTGTCGCTCAGCGTCAAGGATCGCGCCGCCGTGATGATGGGCGGCAAGCGGCCGACGCTGGCGCTCTGGTACGACGCCAACACCGGGACGATGACCTCGAGCCGCTACTATGTCTCCGCGCTGCCCCGCTGGGCGGCGACGCTGCCGCCGGCGAGCCACTGGCTCCCCTACCGTTGGGAGGCCCTGGACCGCGACCTGCTGCGGCGCTGGGGCGGCGAGGACGATGCTCCCGACGAGCCCGCCGACCATCCCCTGGGCCGCGTCTTTCCGCATCTGCTCGCGGCCGGGCCGGCGGCCAACGCGCTCGTCGAGCGGACGCCGGTCGCCGATGAGCTGCTGCTCGAGGCCGCGCTGCGCGCCGTCGACGCGCTGGCGCGGGGACCTCGTCGAAGGACCGCAGACCTGCTGGCGATCAGCTTCTCGACCCACGACAAGGTCGGACACGCCTGGGGCCAGGAGTCGTGGGAGGCGCTGGACATCTTCTTGCGCCTCGACGTGCTGCTGGGACGGCTGCTGGCGCGGCTCGACCGTCGCTACGGCGCCGGTCGATACAGCGTCCTGCTGACCAGCGACCACGGCGCGACGCGCGGCAGGGGCGGACGCGGGCCCCAGCGGATCATGCCCGCCGCGATCATCGAGGCCGCAGGCAAGGCTGCCGAGGCGCGGCTGGGCGCGGGCCCCTGGATCGCCGCGGCCGAGGTGCCCTTCATCTACCTCGGCAAGGCTGCCCGCGCGCTGCCTGCCGCCGAGCGCGCCGCGCTCGTCGACGGCATCGCCGAGGGCCTCGCCGCGCTGCCCGGCGTCGCCTTCGCGCTGCCGAGCGCGAGCGTCCGTGGCGACTGCGAGGCGCGCGCCCCGGCGGCCGCCACCCAATGCCGCGCCGTGCATCCGGAGGTCGCAGGTGAGGTGCTCTTCGGGACGGAGGACCACGCCTTCGTCTCGGATGACCGCCAACAGACGACCTCGCACGGCTCGCTGAACGACGACGACGCGCTGGTGCCCGTGGTGATCATGGGGCCGTCGCTGGCGCCCGGACGTCGCCCGGCAGAGGTGTCGGCGCTGCGCGTCGCCTCGACGCTGGCCGAGCTGCTCGGCATCCAGCAAGCGATCGGCGGCCAGCGCTCGCTCTTTCGCTGA
- a CDS encoding ABC transporter ATP-binding protein gives MAATTEVGGGAAATAPIIRLRGVSKTYWRGKEPLHVLQALDLQVADGAFEALMGPSGSGKTTLLNLLAGLDQPSAGEIEVAGTRLDQLSDGALARWRAGNIGFVFQSFNLLPVLTAAQNVELPLLLTKLRAAERRERAQTALRLVGLADRADHFPRQLSGGQEQRVSVARAIVNDPRIIVADEPTGELDRQSADEVLELLQRLNQELGKTVLMVTHDPLAAERATVLRRLDKGALT, from the coding sequence GTGGCAGCGACCACGGAGGTTGGCGGCGGCGCGGCAGCGACCGCGCCGATCATTCGCCTGCGCGGCGTGAGCAAGACCTACTGGCGCGGCAAGGAGCCGCTCCACGTGCTGCAAGCGCTCGACCTTCAGGTGGCGGACGGGGCCTTCGAGGCGCTGATGGGCCCGTCGGGCTCGGGCAAGACCACCCTGCTCAACCTGCTGGCGGGGCTCGACCAGCCGAGCGCCGGGGAGATCGAGGTCGCCGGCACGCGCCTCGACCAGCTCAGCGACGGTGCGCTGGCACGCTGGCGCGCCGGAAACATCGGGTTTGTCTTCCAGTCCTTCAACCTGCTGCCGGTCTTGACCGCGGCGCAAAACGTCGAGCTGCCGCTGCTCTTGACCAAGCTGCGGGCCGCGGAGCGTCGCGAGCGGGCGCAGACCGCGCTGCGCCTGGTGGGGCTCGCCGACCGCGCCGATCACTTCCCGCGTCAGCTCTCCGGGGGCCAGGAACAGCGCGTCAGCGTGGCGCGCGCCATCGTCAACGACCCGCGGATCATCGTCGCCGACGAGCCGACCGGCGAGCTCGATCGGCAGAGCGCCGATGAGGTGCTCGAGCTGCTGCAGCGCCTCAACCAGGAGCTCGGCAAGACGGTGCTGATGGTGACCCACGACCCGCTCGCCGCCGAGCGCGCGACGGTGCTGCGGCGGCTCGACAAGGGGGCGCTGACGTGA
- a CDS encoding proline--tRNA ligase: MSRRGEAVHVSQSDSNKHRPAGGGGRATAGGPAKGGQSDKITTRAEDFATWYQDVIRQGDLAEAAEVVKGAMVIKPHGYAIWEKIQADLDRRFKATGHKNAYFPLLIPESFLRKEAEHVEGFSPELAVVTIGGGKTLEEPYVIRPTSETIIGHFFARWIESWRDLPLLINQWANVVRWELRTRMFLRTTEFLWQEGHTAHATAEEARAETLRMLGVYADFAESVMAMPVIQGRKTQAEKFAGAVHSFAIEAMMQNGLALQAGTSHDLGQNFGKAFNVRFQNKDKELEYVWQTSWGVSTRLIGGLIMSHSDDQGLVLPPRLAPIHVAIVPIYRSEEERSAVLEQAQRLATELRAQRLAGQPLSVELDDREGYKPGFKYFHWEQRGVPLRIELGPRDLAAGQAVCKRRDAAAKQTLPLAGLPERVLGELEAMQRELLERARQRLLDNTVLANSLDELRAILEPASAEQGGGKFVMVHVKDDAACDAKIKELKASVRCLPLVDAHDGPGRCIITGEPVAQRAVVAKAY, from the coding sequence ATGAGTCGGCGCGGGGAGGCAGTGCACGTGAGCCAGAGCGATTCCAACAAGCATAGGCCAGCGGGCGGCGGCGGCCGCGCGACGGCGGGTGGTCCAGCCAAGGGCGGCCAGAGCGACAAGATCACGACCCGCGCCGAGGACTTCGCGACCTGGTACCAGGACGTGATCCGCCAGGGCGACCTGGCCGAGGCGGCCGAGGTGGTCAAGGGCGCGATGGTGATCAAGCCGCACGGCTATGCGATCTGGGAGAAGATCCAGGCCGACCTCGATCGCCGCTTCAAGGCGACCGGGCATAAGAACGCCTACTTCCCGCTGCTGATCCCCGAGAGCTTCCTGCGCAAGGAGGCCGAGCACGTCGAGGGCTTCTCGCCCGAGCTGGCGGTGGTGACGATCGGCGGCGGCAAGACCCTCGAGGAGCCCTACGTCATCCGGCCGACCTCGGAGACGATCATCGGCCACTTCTTCGCGCGCTGGATCGAGAGCTGGCGCGATCTGCCGCTGCTCATCAACCAGTGGGCCAACGTCGTGCGCTGGGAGCTGCGCACGCGGATGTTCCTGCGCACGACCGAGTTTCTCTGGCAGGAGGGCCACACTGCGCACGCCACGGCCGAGGAGGCGCGCGCCGAGACGCTGCGGATGCTCGGCGTCTACGCCGACTTCGCCGAGAGCGTGATGGCGATGCCCGTGATCCAGGGCCGCAAGACGCAGGCCGAGAAGTTCGCCGGCGCGGTGCATAGCTTCGCGATCGAGGCGATGATGCAGAACGGCCTGGCGCTGCAGGCGGGCACCAGCCACGACCTGGGGCAGAACTTCGGCAAGGCCTTCAACGTGCGCTTCCAGAACAAGGACAAGGAGCTCGAGTACGTCTGGCAGACGAGCTGGGGCGTCAGCACGCGCCTGATCGGCGGCCTGATCATGTCGCACTCAGACGACCAGGGCCTGGTGCTGCCGCCGCGCCTAGCGCCGATCCACGTGGCGATCGTGCCGATCTACCGCAGCGAGGAAGAGCGCAGCGCGGTGCTCGAGCAAGCGCAGCGGCTGGCCACGGAGCTGCGCGCCCAGCGCCTCGCGGGCCAGCCACTGAGCGTCGAGCTCGACGACCGCGAGGGCTACAAGCCCGGCTTCAAGTACTTTCACTGGGAGCAGCGCGGCGTGCCGCTGCGCATCGAGCTCGGTCCCCGCGACCTGGCCGCCGGCCAGGCCGTCTGCAAGCGCCGCGACGCGGCCGCCAAGCAAACGCTGCCGCTGGCGGGGCTGCCCGAGCGCGTGCTCGGCGAGCTCGAGGCGATGCAGCGCGAGCTGCTCGAGCGCGCGCGCCAGCGACTGCTCGACAACACGGTGCTGGCCAACAGCCTCGACGAGCTGCGGGCGATCCTCGAGCCGGCCAGCGCCGAGCAGGGCGGCGGCAAGTTCGTGATGGTCCACGTCAAGGACGACGCCGCCTGTGATGCCAAGATCAAGGAGCTGAAGGCCAGCGTCCGCTGCCTACCCCTGGTCGACGCCCACGACGGCCCCGGCAGGTGCATCATCACCGGCGAGCCGGTCGCCCAGCGCGCGGTGGTGGCCAAGGCCTATTGA
- a CDS encoding FtsX-like permease family protein: MKWVLLALRNLRHQRGRTLLTLLGVAVAVITFTALRTIVGSWLSAAEHSAQDRIATRHKVTFLMTLPRRYIDRVRALPGVEQATFASWFGGKHPVRDKEFFATIAVDRDSFFEVYDDMALPPEQLAAFRQDRQAAVVGDALAARFGWKVGDRVTLRGTIFPGSWQFNVRGIYQATRKAVDRSSFIFRWDYLNDWSGLLAAQRDQLGWIVCRVSDPGRSAALSQQIDRMFESEEQQTATMSEREMNNSFLGMFGAVLGAIDLVSLVIILIMALILGNTIAMGVRERTKEFGMLRAVGFTPRQLALLILGEGMATGLLGAGLGVLLAFPLIDQGLGRFVEENMGGLFPHFRVPWQTTLQALILGLLLGALAAAIPAYRALRLRVVDALRRVG, translated from the coding sequence GTGAAGTGGGTCTTGCTGGCGCTGCGCAACCTGCGTCATCAGCGCGGCCGCACGCTCTTGACGCTGCTCGGTGTCGCGGTCGCGGTGATCACCTTCACGGCGCTGCGCACGATCGTCGGGAGCTGGCTCTCTGCTGCCGAGCACTCGGCGCAGGACCGCATCGCCACGCGGCATAAGGTCACCTTCCTGATGACCCTGCCGCGCCGCTACATCGACCGCGTGCGCGCCCTGCCGGGCGTCGAGCAGGCGACCTTCGCGAGCTGGTTCGGCGGCAAGCATCCGGTCCGCGACAAGGAGTTCTTCGCGACGATCGCCGTCGACCGCGACAGCTTCTTCGAGGTCTACGACGACATGGCGCTGCCGCCGGAGCAGCTCGCGGCCTTTCGCCAGGACCGCCAGGCGGCGGTCGTCGGCGACGCACTGGCGGCGCGCTTCGGCTGGAAGGTCGGTGACCGCGTCACGCTGCGCGGCACGATCTTCCCCGGCAGCTGGCAGTTCAACGTGCGCGGCATCTATCAGGCCACGCGCAAGGCCGTCGATCGCTCGAGCTTCATCTTTCGCTGGGACTACCTCAACGACTGGTCCGGCCTCTTGGCGGCGCAGCGCGACCAGCTGGGCTGGATCGTCTGTCGCGTCAGCGACCCGGGGCGCAGCGCCGCGCTGAGCCAGCAGATCGATCGGATGTTCGAGAGCGAAGAGCAGCAGACCGCGACGATGAGCGAGCGCGAGATGAATAACTCCTTCCTCGGCATGTTCGGCGCCGTGCTCGGCGCGATCGACCTGGTCTCGCTGGTGATCATCCTGATCATGGCGCTGATCCTCGGCAATACGATCGCGATGGGCGTTCGTGAGCGCACCAAGGAGTTCGGCATGCTGCGCGCGGTCGGCTTCACACCGCGCCAGCTCGCGCTGCTGATCCTCGGCGAAGGAATGGCCACCGGCCTGCTGGGCGCGGGGCTCGGCGTGCTGCTGGCATTCCCGCTGATCGACCAGGGGCTGGGCCGCTTCGTCGAGGAGAACATGGGGGGCCTGTTCCCGCACTTCCGCGTGCCCTGGCAGACGACGCTCCAGGCCCTGATCCTCGGGCTCCTGCTCGGCGCCTTGGCCGCGGCGATCCCCGCCTATCGCGCGCTGCGGCTGCGGGTCGTCGACGCGCTGCGGAGGGTCGGCTGA
- a CDS encoding efflux RND transporter periplasmic adaptor subunit, which produces MSEELSRDLASLRIDRSAEEAPPRRWPGRLLLLALLAGAALGARTFVWPALSGRVFRTAVSVTEVLTMSPAEARVELTATGYVVPQRASRLTPQIEGRLAQVTVKEGDLVRAGQPLVRLEDADRRSALATARARVATAQARVRAAEATLAEAALKLRRQRALQQRGATPAAEVEDLAARVASLGAEVDAARADVSASRAQAEAQRVELDYMTIAAPISGTVVSKPAELGEWVGPSTPILELADLGTLEVEVDVPEARLQQVRAGAPCEIVLDAFPQRRERGEVVRVSPRLNRAKATATVKVRFVDPVSELRPEMAARVAFLRGAALDAASVQAPPKVIVPAAAVVRRGPAALVFVVDGDRVRLQPVQLGPAFGGGFELLAGPPSGTRLVSNPPAGLADGQRIKEQST; this is translated from the coding sequence ATGTCCGAAGAGCTATCCCGCGACCTCGCCTCGCTACGCATCGACCGCTCGGCCGAGGAGGCGCCTCCGCGCCGCTGGCCCGGGCGCTTGCTGCTGCTCGCGCTCCTGGCCGGTGCAGCGCTCGGCGCCAGGACCTTCGTATGGCCCGCCCTCAGCGGACGGGTGTTCCGGACCGCGGTCAGCGTGACCGAGGTGCTGACGATGTCGCCCGCCGAGGCGCGGGTCGAGCTGACGGCCACCGGCTACGTCGTGCCCCAGCGCGCCTCGCGGCTGACGCCGCAGATCGAGGGCCGCCTCGCGCAGGTCACCGTCAAGGAGGGCGACCTCGTCCGCGCCGGTCAGCCCCTGGTGCGGCTGGAGGACGCCGACCGCCGCAGTGCGCTGGCGACGGCGCGGGCGCGGGTGGCGACGGCGCAGGCGCGGGTGCGTGCGGCCGAGGCCACGCTGGCCGAGGCGGCCTTGAAGCTCCGGCGACAGCGCGCGTTGCAGCAGCGGGGGGCGACACCCGCCGCCGAGGTCGAGGATTTGGCCGCGCGCGTCGCGTCGCTCGGGGCCGAGGTCGACGCGGCCCGAGCCGACGTCAGCGCCAGCCGGGCGCAGGCCGAGGCGCAGCGCGTCGAGCTCGACTACATGACCATCGCCGCGCCGATCAGCGGCACCGTGGTCAGCAAGCCCGCCGAGCTGGGCGAGTGGGTCGGACCAAGCACCCCCATTCTCGAGCTCGCGGACCTCGGCACGCTCGAGGTCGAGGTCGACGTGCCCGAGGCGCGCCTGCAGCAGGTGCGCGCGGGAGCGCCCTGCGAGATCGTGCTCGACGCGTTCCCGCAGCGGCGCGAGCGCGGCGAGGTCGTCCGCGTCAGCCCGCGCCTCAACCGCGCCAAGGCGACCGCCACGGTCAAGGTGCGCTTCGTCGACCCCGTCAGCGAGCTGCGGCCCGAGATGGCCGCGCGCGTCGCCTTCCTGCGCGGCGCGGCGCTCGACGCCGCGAGCGTGCAGGCGCCGCCCAAGGTGATCGTCCCCGCCGCCGCGGTGGTGCGCCGCGGCCCTGCGGCGTTGGTCTTCGTCGTCGACGGCGACCGCGTGCGCCTGCAACCGGTGCAGCTCGGCCCGGCCTTTGGCGGCGGCTTCGAGCTGCTGGCCGGGCCGCCTTCCGGCACGCGACTGGTCAGCAACCCGCCCGCCGGTCTCGCCGACGGCCAGCGGATCAAGGAGCAGAGCACGTGA
- a CDS encoding flotillin family protein, producing MPLTLWTLAIAALSVLVVFFMLFLASRYKRCPSDKVLVVFGKVGVGQSARCIHGGGTLVLPLIQDYRFLSLTPMTIGIPLQNALSLQNIRINVPSTFTVGVSTDPTITQNAAERLLNLQPREIEGMAREIIFGQLRLTVASLTIEQINQDRESFLASIRKNVEPELNKIGLYLINVNITDITDESTYIESIGRKAASEAINKAKVDVAEQDKLGAVGESGAVREREIRVAENVAQSEKGKKAAEADRRIYVQQQETEAAVGEAAAVRERHIKVAENEATADKGRKRADADRRVYVAGQEADAVRGENEAQAHIAGYNAELEVRQAEAMQRGQVAERQAIAEVQKAQYLAEQERLNAEQIVRQEIDRRKVEIAAEAEAEKTRREARGQADATLMQYEAEARGLRQVLESKAEGYRALVLSCAGDARAAATLLMIEKLENIVARQVEAIKNLKIDKVTVWDSGSGEGGSSSTAGFVSSLIKSLPPLHEVAAMAGVELPSYLGHIKEGARAGAAGHPGAGGSPSAAPAAL from the coding sequence ATGCCCCTCACCCTCTGGACCTTGGCGATCGCCGCGTTGTCGGTGCTCGTCGTCTTCTTCATGTTGTTCCTGGCCAGCCGCTACAAGCGCTGTCCTTCGGATAAGGTGCTGGTGGTCTTCGGCAAGGTCGGCGTCGGGCAGTCGGCGCGCTGCATCCACGGCGGTGGCACGCTCGTGCTGCCGCTGATCCAGGACTACCGCTTCCTCTCGCTCACGCCGATGACCATTGGCATCCCGCTGCAGAACGCGCTCTCGCTGCAGAACATCCGCATCAACGTGCCGAGCACCTTCACCGTCGGCGTCAGCACCGATCCGACGATCACGCAGAACGCGGCCGAGCGGCTGCTCAACCTGCAGCCGCGCGAGATCGAGGGCATGGCGCGCGAGATCATCTTTGGCCAGCTGCGCCTGACGGTCGCCTCGCTGACGATCGAGCAGATCAATCAGGATCGCGAGTCCTTCCTGGCGTCGATTCGCAAGAACGTCGAGCCCGAGCTCAATAAGATTGGGCTCTACCTGATCAACGTCAACATCACCGACATCACCGACGAGTCGACCTATATCGAGTCGATCGGCCGCAAGGCAGCGTCGGAGGCGATCAACAAGGCCAAGGTCGACGTCGCCGAGCAGGACAAGCTCGGCGCGGTCGGTGAGTCGGGGGCGGTGCGCGAGCGCGAGATCCGCGTCGCCGAGAACGTGGCCCAGTCGGAGAAGGGCAAGAAGGCCGCCGAGGCCGACCGCCGCATCTACGTGCAACAGCAGGAGACGGAGGCCGCCGTCGGTGAGGCCGCGGCGGTGCGCGAGCGGCACATCAAGGTGGCAGAGAACGAGGCGACGGCCGATAAGGGTCGCAAGCGCGCCGACGCCGATCGCCGCGTCTACGTCGCCGGCCAAGAGGCCGACGCGGTGCGCGGCGAGAACGAGGCTCAAGCGCATATCGCCGGCTACAACGCCGAGCTGGAGGTGCGCCAGGCGGAGGCGATGCAGCGCGGGCAGGTGGCCGAGCGGCAGGCGATCGCCGAGGTGCAGAAGGCGCAGTACCTCGCCGAGCAGGAGCGCCTCAACGCCGAGCAGATCGTCCGCCAGGAGATCGACCGGCGCAAGGTGGAGATCGCCGCCGAGGCCGAGGCCGAGAAGACGCGGCGCGAGGCGCGCGGTCAGGCCGATGCGACGCTGATGCAGTACGAGGCCGAGGCGCGCGGGTTGCGGCAGGTGCTCGAGTCCAAGGCCGAGGGCTATCGCGCGCTGGTGTTGAGCTGCGCGGGCGATGCGCGCGCGGCGGCGACCTTGCTGATGATCGAGAAGCTCGAGAACATCGTGGCGCGTCAGGTCGAGGCGATCAAGAACCTCAAGATCGACAAGGTGACGGTCTGGGATAGCGGCAGCGGCGAGGGCGGTTCGTCCTCGACGGCTGGCTTCGTCTCCAGCTTGATCAAGAGCCTGCCGCCGCTGCACGAGGTGGCGGCGATGGCCGGGGTCGAGCTGCCCAGCTACCTCGGCCACATCAAGGAAGGCGCCAGGGCCGGCGCCGCGGGTCATCCGGGGGCCGGCGGCAGCCCCAGCGCGGCGCCAGCGGCGCTCTAG
- a CDS encoding ABC transporter permease gives MVPLIYNLRSLRARRATSAFTVLGLALVVFVLAAALMLVQGIERTFRAGGSDDSVVVLRKGSDGELASYFDQQHLGLLLSAPGVAAGGDGPVAHGEVMLVILLEKPGGPYVANVRLRGVPAAALHFHRAWRIVAGRPPRPGTAEVAIGQRLVGRFKGLQLGQRFELKKNRPVQVVGVFAAGGASFESEIWGDLDVVRDAFGREATFSLARVRLTSPSQFAGFKAAVESDQRLQLEALREADYYAKQSEGTAAFIGGLGVVIALFFALGAMIGATITMHAAVAQRRREIGTLRALGFSRSAVLLSFLLESTVLALVGGALGVGGALLLSLAELPLMDFSGWSEMIFRFVPTPTIIGTALLFGCGMGLLGGLWPALRAARTVAAEAIRA, from the coding sequence ATGGTGCCGCTGATCTACAACCTGCGCTCGCTGCGCGCGCGCCGCGCCACCAGCGCCTTCACGGTGCTCGGCCTCGCCCTCGTCGTCTTCGTGCTGGCGGCGGCGCTGATGCTGGTGCAGGGCATCGAGCGCACCTTTCGCGCCGGTGGCAGCGATGACAGCGTCGTGGTGCTGCGCAAGGGCAGCGACGGCGAGCTGGCGAGCTACTTCGACCAGCAGCATCTGGGGCTGCTGCTCTCCGCGCCGGGCGTCGCGGCGGGCGGCGACGGCCCCGTCGCGCATGGCGAGGTGATGCTGGTGATCCTGCTCGAGAAGCCCGGCGGACCCTACGTCGCCAATGTGCGGCTGCGCGGGGTGCCAGCGGCGGCGCTGCACTTCCACCGCGCCTGGCGGATCGTCGCCGGTCGCCCGCCACGGCCGGGCACCGCCGAGGTGGCGATCGGCCAGCGCCTGGTCGGACGCTTCAAGGGGCTGCAGCTCGGCCAGCGCTTCGAGCTGAAGAAGAATCGCCCCGTCCAGGTGGTCGGCGTCTTCGCCGCGGGCGGCGCCTCCTTCGAGTCGGAGATCTGGGGCGACCTCGACGTCGTGCGCGACGCCTTTGGACGCGAGGCGACCTTCTCGCTCGCCCGCGTACGGCTCACGTCGCCCAGCCAATTCGCTGGCTTCAAGGCCGCGGTGGAGAGCGACCAGCGCCTGCAGCTCGAGGCGCTCCGCGAGGCCGATTACTACGCCAAGCAGTCCGAGGGCACGGCCGCGTTCATCGGCGGGCTCGGCGTGGTGATCGCGCTCTTCTTTGCGCTCGGCGCGATGATCGGCGCCACGATCACCATGCACGCCGCCGTGGCCCAGCGACGGCGCGAGATCGGCACGCTGCGCGCCCTCGGCTTCAGCCGCAGCGCGGTGCTGCTCTCCTTTCTGCTCGAGTCGACGGTGCTGGCGCTGGTCGGCGGGGCGCTCGGCGTGGGCGGGGCCTTGTTGCTCAGCCTCGCCGAGCTGCCACTGATGGACTTCTCCGGCTGGAGCGAGATGATCTTCCGCTTCGTGCCCACGCCGACGATCATCGGCACCGCCCTGCTCTTCGGCTGCGGCATGGGCCTGCTGGGCGGCCTCTGGCCCGCGCTGCGCGCCGCACGCACGGTGGCCGCCGAGGCGATCCGCGCCTGA